One window of the Streptomyces asoensis genome contains the following:
- a CDS encoding GAF domain-containing protein: MSYEPPRPAGRLLLTPEDREAPARARRLRRLGLGAQPEPALDAFADRLAEVAGAPYAMVNFLDEERQFFAGLHTPQGGRAARGGKPEVGRRLPRDYGYCPHVVVRRKALVLEDVGDYPRFAGNPVVDEYGIRSYLGAPLIDTSGMVLGTVCVADLTPRPWGKAGLETIKSTAAELAGHLQRREIDGFPAP, from the coding sequence CCGGTCGTCTGCTGCTCACCCCGGAGGACAGGGAAGCTCCCGCCCGTGCCCGCAGACTGCGCCGACTCGGCCTCGGGGCGCAGCCGGAGCCCGCCCTGGACGCCTTCGCGGACCGCCTGGCCGAGGTGGCCGGAGCGCCGTACGCCATGGTCAACTTCCTCGACGAGGAACGGCAGTTCTTCGCCGGACTGCACACCCCGCAGGGCGGCCGCGCCGCGCGTGGCGGCAAGCCCGAGGTGGGCCGCCGGCTGCCCCGCGACTACGGCTACTGCCCGCATGTCGTCGTGCGGCGCAAGGCGCTGGTCCTGGAGGACGTGGGCGACTACCCGCGCTTCGCGGGCAACCCGGTCGTCGACGAGTACGGAATCCGCTCCTACCTGGGAGCCCCGCTCATCGACACGAGCGGCATGGTGCTGGGCACGGTGTGCGTCGCCGACCTCACGCCCCGGCCCTGGGGGAAGGCCGGTCTGGAGACCATCAAGTCGACGGCCGCCGAACTCGCCGGACACCTTCAGCGGCGGGAGATCGACGGGTTCCCGGCGCCGTGA